From Diceros bicornis minor isolate mBicDic1 chromosome 16, mDicBic1.mat.cur, whole genome shotgun sequence, one genomic window encodes:
- the LOC131415129 gene encoding uncharacterized protein LOC131415129 codes for MGKATTPGGEPARTTSPVLRARAQRPRRFLLPRRRPGVSPWLLEPRPEASVGRRKPARRRRSGRRAAGAGGLCGRSGLPAPRARGLPPRKIATAGAPLATPNNRAKERQTHPLGGIYLDDAVLGAILKCLLDFSVCWSLEYCRPVDPLGSRRKRRRAGDEDNSRERRGERTDGKSLGRGQPRWGRRGAARPRSRDPRRVSFALSSPGPGSAFKKCVMNKGGGQRDYLF; via the exons ATGGGAAAGGCAACAACGCCGGGCGGCGAGCCGGCCCGCACCACTTCACCTGTCCTCCGAGCCCGGGCCCAGCGTCCTCGCCGCTTCCTGCTTCCGCGGCGGCGGCCCGGCGTGTCGCCGTGGCTCCTGGAACCCCGCCCCGAGGCCTCAGTCGGGCGGAGAAAGCCCGCCCGGCGCCGGCGTTCTGGAAGGCGGGCCGCGGGAGCTGGCGGGCTCTGCGGGCGGAGCGGGCTGCCCGCGCCCCGGGCTCGCGGCCTGCCTCCCAGGAAGATAGCCACGGCGGGGGCTCCACTGGCAACTCCAAACAATAGGGCCAAAGAAAGGCAAACACATCCACTTGGCGGCATCTACCTCGACGACGCGGTCCTTGGTGCCATCCTAAAATGTCTTCTAGACTTTTCTGTGTGCTGGAGTCTTGAGTACTGTCGCCCAGTGGACCCCCTGGGAAGTCGCCGCAAACGGCGGAGGGCGGGGGACGAGGACAACAGCCGAGAAAGGCGAGGGGAGCGCACGGACGGGAAGTCGTTGGGGCGTGGACAGCCCcgttgggggaggaggggcgcCGCCAG ACCGCGCTCCCGGGACCCACGCCGCGTCTCCTTCGCCTTGtcttccccagggcctggcagtGCCTTCAAGAAGTGCGTGATGAACAAAGGAGGCGGTCAGAGGGACTATTTATT
- the MPPE1 gene encoding metallophosphoesterase 1 isoform X1: MATIRLGFGRQNFCLLKRRSFLLLKLTAVVFAVLLFCEFLIYYLVIFQCHWPEVKTPAYGGEKENPEPVLKAIFLADTHLLGEVRGHWLDKLRREWQMERAFQTALWLLQPEVIFILGDIFDEGKWSSSQAWADDVERFQKMFRHPRHVQLKVVAGNHDIGFHYQMNMYKIKRFEKVFNPERLFSWKGINFVLVNSVALEGDGCNICSEAEAELIAISHQLNCSREQEHRSTGCGDGPPLPASAPVLLQHFPLYRRSDANCSGEDAAPPDERGIPFKERYDVLSREASQKLLWWLRPRLVLSGHTHSACEVLHGAGTPELSVPSFSWRNRNNPSFIMGSITPTDYALAKCYLPFEDTVLIIYCGAAGFLVVLILVHFGLLGSPCLLGWNLLRKPKTT, translated from the exons ATGGCTACAATCAGACTGGGGTTTGGAAGGCAGAATTTTTGTCTGTTAAAGAGGAGGAGTTTCTTGCTGTTGAAACTCACAGCTGTTGTCTTTGCCGTGCTTctattttgtgaatttttaatCTATTACTTAGTGATCTTTCAGTGTCATTGGCCTGAGGTGAAAACTCCAGCCTATGGTGGTGAAAAAGAGAATCCTGAACCTGTGCTGAAAGCCATATTTTTGGCTGATACCCACTTGCTTGGGGAAGTAAGAGGCCACTGGCTAGACAAATTACGAAG AGAATGGCAAATGGAGAGAGCCTTCCAGACAGCTCTGTGGTTGTTGCAGCCAGAAGTCATCTTCATTCTGGGGGACATCTTTGATGAAGGGAAGTGGAGCTCCTCCCAG GCCTGGGCAGACGATGTTGAGCGGTTTCAGAAAATGTTCAGACACCCACGTCATGTGCAGCTGAAGGTGGTTGCTGGCAACCATGACATTGGCTTCCACTACCA GATGAACATGTACAAAATAAAACGATTTGAGAAAGTTTTCAACCCTGAAAGGCTGTTTTCTTGGAAAGGAATTAA CTTCGTGCTGGTCAACAGCGTCGCACTGGAAGGGGACGGCTGCAACATCTGCTCTGAAGCAGAGGCTGAGCTCATCGCGATTTCTCACCAACTGAATTGCTCCCGAGAG CAGGAGCATCGCTCCACCGGGTGTGGAGATGGGCCCCCGCTGCCAGCATCCGCCCCAGTCCTTCTGCAG CATTTTCCACTTTACCGGAGGAGCGACGCTAACTGTTCTGGGGAGGACGCGGCACCTCCGGATGAAAGGGGCATCCCCTTTAAGGAGAGATACGATGTGCTTTCTCGGGAGGCTTCGCAAAAG CTGCTGTGGTGGCTCCGGCCGCGCCTGGTCCTGAGCGGCCACACGCACAGCGCCTGCGAGGTGCTCCACGGGGCCGGGACCCCCGAGCTCAGCGTCCCGTCTTTCAGTTGGAGGAACAGAAACAACCCCAGTTTCATCATG GGCAGCATCACGCCCACAGACTATGCCCTTGCCAAGTGCTACCTCCCCTTTGAGGACACGGTTCTGATCATATACTGTGGAGCAGCTGGGTTCCTTGTGGTCCTCATATTAGTTCACTTTGGGCTTCTAGGCTCACCTTGTCTTCTTGGTTGGAACCTGCTCAGAAAACCTAAGACAACATGA
- the MPPE1 gene encoding metallophosphoesterase 1 isoform X2, which produces MATIRLGFGRQNFCLLKRRSFLLLKLTAVVFAVLLFCEFLIYYLVIFQCHWPEVKTPAYGGEKENPEPVLKAIFLADTHLLGEVRGHWLDKLRREWQMERAFQTALWLLQPEVIFILGDIFDEGKWSSSQAWADDVERFQKMFRHPRHVQLKVVAGNHDIGFHYQMNMYKIKRFEKVFNPERLFSWKGINFVLVNSVALEGDGCNICSEAEAELIAISHQLNCSREEHRSTGCGDGPPLPASAPVLLQHFPLYRRSDANCSGEDAAPPDERGIPFKERYDVLSREASQKLLWWLRPRLVLSGHTHSACEVLHGAGTPELSVPSFSWRNRNNPSFIMGSITPTDYALAKCYLPFEDTVLIIYCGAAGFLVVLILVHFGLLGSPCLLGWNLLRKPKTT; this is translated from the exons ATGGCTACAATCAGACTGGGGTTTGGAAGGCAGAATTTTTGTCTGTTAAAGAGGAGGAGTTTCTTGCTGTTGAAACTCACAGCTGTTGTCTTTGCCGTGCTTctattttgtgaatttttaatCTATTACTTAGTGATCTTTCAGTGTCATTGGCCTGAGGTGAAAACTCCAGCCTATGGTGGTGAAAAAGAGAATCCTGAACCTGTGCTGAAAGCCATATTTTTGGCTGATACCCACTTGCTTGGGGAAGTAAGAGGCCACTGGCTAGACAAATTACGAAG AGAATGGCAAATGGAGAGAGCCTTCCAGACAGCTCTGTGGTTGTTGCAGCCAGAAGTCATCTTCATTCTGGGGGACATCTTTGATGAAGGGAAGTGGAGCTCCTCCCAG GCCTGGGCAGACGATGTTGAGCGGTTTCAGAAAATGTTCAGACACCCACGTCATGTGCAGCTGAAGGTGGTTGCTGGCAACCATGACATTGGCTTCCACTACCA GATGAACATGTACAAAATAAAACGATTTGAGAAAGTTTTCAACCCTGAAAGGCTGTTTTCTTGGAAAGGAATTAA CTTCGTGCTGGTCAACAGCGTCGCACTGGAAGGGGACGGCTGCAACATCTGCTCTGAAGCAGAGGCTGAGCTCATCGCGATTTCTCACCAACTGAATTGCTCCCGAGAG GAGCATCGCTCCACCGGGTGTGGAGATGGGCCCCCGCTGCCAGCATCCGCCCCAGTCCTTCTGCAG CATTTTCCACTTTACCGGAGGAGCGACGCTAACTGTTCTGGGGAGGACGCGGCACCTCCGGATGAAAGGGGCATCCCCTTTAAGGAGAGATACGATGTGCTTTCTCGGGAGGCTTCGCAAAAG CTGCTGTGGTGGCTCCGGCCGCGCCTGGTCCTGAGCGGCCACACGCACAGCGCCTGCGAGGTGCTCCACGGGGCCGGGACCCCCGAGCTCAGCGTCCCGTCTTTCAGTTGGAGGAACAGAAACAACCCCAGTTTCATCATG GGCAGCATCACGCCCACAGACTATGCCCTTGCCAAGTGCTACCTCCCCTTTGAGGACACGGTTCTGATCATATACTGTGGAGCAGCTGGGTTCCTTGTGGTCCTCATATTAGTTCACTTTGGGCTTCTAGGCTCACCTTGTCTTCTTGGTTGGAACCTGCTCAGAAAACCTAAGACAACATGA